A DNA window from Flavisolibacter ginsenosidimutans contains the following coding sequences:
- a CDS encoding PKD domain-containing protein has translation MSNPVTVLKNQCRLLAFLFFLCCHGLASAQLSAAFNALPSRSGCSPLVVNFFDASTGNPTQWRWDLGNGVTSLLRNPSTTYFNPGTYAVKLVVRNAAGSADSVIKTDYITVFPAPTAAFTANKTTGCFPLSVSFSDESMANNGGLVSWFWDFGDGTTSSQQNPLHVYTSAGSFTVTLRVINSAGCSKTITKPQYISVANGVAASFSTTGPGTCSAPALVNFTNTSTGPGPLVYNWSFGDGGNSGLLNPSHTYTANGSYSVMLAVTSPQGCTDTVRKANLVTIGNVHAGFDALDSVCAGTTVSFTNTSVPTPVANAWDFGGGSFSTQQNPTVVYNTPGTYTVKLKADFGGCFDSASKQIFVSAKPQPSFDAATKVFCSAPATVNFTNATTGGGTMVWDFGDSTTSTATSPSHTYTTLGSYTVSLTVTNARGCSQTLTKTDFVRIQQPQVVLNNLPQNGCAPVTINPTATALSNHVLTNYLWKFGDGSTSTLATPTHTYTNAGTYSVTLVFTTSTGCNDSVVLANAVRVGLKPKASFTLNPTRVCAFQPVSFTDNSTGTIDQWSWTFGDGGTSSQQNPTYQYSDTGYFNVQLIVYNNTCPDTFRIKNAVYIKPPIANFLVQNDCNHKYTKTFTDASVGATSWYWSFGDGTTSTQQNPVHTYTNAGSYQVTLSVSNDTCQNSATRTVRIVNEKAGFTVDTVVCRNTTAVFHATGINAANISSWQWDFGDGTTSTADTLATHIYNATGSYTASLIITDVLGCKDTAKGSVNVYGPVANFSVSVGVACLYNNSTSFTNKSTSDGTHPIVNWQWNYGDGTIDSTSLPPYQHSYAAAGNYTVSLLVKDAFGCSDVLSKAAAVVIVQPKADFYSTDTVTCTGKPISFVNTSTGNNLQQVWNFGDGLSSTAVNPVHNYASIGTYGIKLVITDSYGCKDSLTKPNYISISYPKARFTVSDSFSTCPPLLVHFAQQSTDYTSINWDFGDGTSSTLDSPSHFYTTAGIYNAVLTVKGPGGCTDIATKQIIIKGPSGSFTYAPLTGCKPLTVNFTATAKSIATYTWDFADGNISLVNDSVISHTYLNAGDYLPKLILTDSGGCSVPIFGADTVHVTGISSGFALNGNKFCDNGTVQFTNTTVGNDFITAYSWNFGDGATSNAQHPSHSYNAPGFYTVSLSVTSQSGCLDSLRYVDTVKVYAAPQIFISHDLSGCVPLPVSLNGNVAAGDPTKLSWLWNFGNGHTDTQQNPSPLVYSLANAYNVTALATDDHGCKDTATAVINAYPIPKVDAGPDVFVCRGSFAQLNANGAATYAWNASTTLSCTSCTSPLAAPTDSTQYVVTGTSAFGCVASDSIMVRVHQPFSLQVGQGDTVCAGSTVHLRAGGADQYTWFPSTAVVNPRAGITNAAPMTTTNYQVIARDNFNCFTDTGYVFVKVWSYPTVDAGTDQTVSIGATLTLTPRYSNDVVGYQWNNPMQSLSCTTCPSPTVQTKGAQNTYKVQVVNGGGCTSADEVTIYAICNGGNLFIPNTFSPNNDGKNDVFYPRGSGIHKIKSLRIYDRWGEIVFTAENVDANDASFGWNGTFKGATLPPDVYVYTCEVICLNNEVLTYNGNVTLLK, from the coding sequence ATGTCCAATCCTGTAACTGTGTTGAAGAACCAGTGCCGCCTCTTGGCATTTCTTTTCTTTTTGTGCTGCCATGGTTTGGCTTCTGCACAACTTTCTGCCGCGTTTAACGCTTTGCCTTCCCGTTCCGGCTGTTCGCCGCTGGTGGTGAATTTTTTTGACGCATCAACCGGTAATCCTACGCAATGGCGATGGGATCTTGGCAACGGCGTTACTTCACTTTTGCGCAATCCTTCCACCACGTATTTCAACCCCGGTACTTACGCTGTAAAGCTGGTAGTGCGCAACGCAGCCGGCAGCGCAGACTCGGTAATAAAGACAGACTACATCACGGTGTTTCCCGCTCCCACTGCGGCTTTCACGGCCAACAAAACCACGGGCTGCTTTCCCTTGTCGGTAAGTTTTAGCGACGAAAGCATGGCCAATAACGGAGGCCTTGTCTCCTGGTTTTGGGACTTCGGCGATGGCACCACGTCTTCACAGCAAAACCCGTTGCACGTTTACACTAGTGCCGGAAGTTTTACGGTTACGCTTCGGGTAATCAACTCGGCAGGTTGCAGCAAGACCATTACAAAGCCCCAATATATTTCGGTAGCCAACGGTGTTGCCGCATCGTTTAGTACCACAGGCCCCGGCACTTGTTCGGCTCCGGCTTTGGTAAACTTCACAAACACGAGTACAGGGCCCGGACCGCTGGTTTATAACTGGAGTTTTGGCGACGGAGGAAATAGCGGGCTTCTCAATCCTTCGCATACCTACACCGCAAACGGCTCTTATTCGGTGATGCTGGCCGTTACCAGTCCGCAAGGTTGTACAGATACCGTTCGCAAAGCAAACCTGGTTACTATTGGCAACGTACACGCAGGCTTTGATGCGCTGGACAGCGTTTGTGCGGGCACAACGGTTTCCTTCACCAATACATCTGTGCCGACACCCGTTGCAAACGCCTGGGATTTTGGCGGCGGGTCATTTTCAACCCAACAAAATCCGACCGTTGTTTACAACACACCCGGAACGTACACCGTAAAACTCAAAGCCGATTTTGGCGGATGCTTTGATTCGGCGAGCAAACAAATTTTTGTTTCGGCAAAACCACAGCCGTCTTTTGATGCGGCAACAAAAGTTTTTTGTTCGGCGCCCGCAACTGTAAATTTTACCAATGCGACAACGGGCGGCGGAACGATGGTTTGGGATTTTGGCGACAGCACTACATCAACGGCAACAAGCCCTTCGCATACTTATACAACACTGGGAAGTTATACCGTTTCGTTAACCGTGACCAACGCCAGGGGTTGCAGTCAAACACTTACCAAAACGGATTTCGTTCGCATTCAACAGCCGCAAGTTGTTCTGAACAACCTGCCGCAAAATGGTTGTGCACCCGTCACCATTAATCCAACGGCGACGGCTCTTTCCAATCATGTTCTGACAAATTACTTATGGAAATTTGGCGATGGCTCAACCTCCACCTTGGCAACACCAACGCATACTTATACAAACGCCGGTACGTACAGCGTGACGCTGGTTTTCACCACAAGCACAGGTTGTAACGACTCAGTTGTACTTGCTAACGCAGTGAGAGTTGGCCTAAAGCCAAAAGCTTCTTTTACGCTGAATCCCACCAGGGTTTGCGCTTTTCAACCCGTTTCGTTTACCGACAACAGCACGGGCACAATTGACCAGTGGTCTTGGACCTTTGGCGATGGCGGCACATCCTCACAACAAAATCCAACATATCAATATTCCGATACCGGTTATTTTAACGTGCAGTTGATTGTGTACAACAACACTTGCCCCGACACGTTTCGCATAAAAAATGCGGTTTACATTAAACCGCCGATTGCCAATTTTTTGGTGCAGAACGACTGCAATCACAAGTACACCAAAACGTTTACTGATGCTTCCGTTGGGGCTACATCGTGGTACTGGAGCTTTGGCGATGGCACAACTTCTACTCAACAAAATCCTGTGCATACCTACACCAACGCAGGAAGTTATCAGGTCACCTTATCTGTGAGTAATGATACCTGTCAGAATTCCGCTACACGAACCGTGCGCATTGTAAATGAAAAGGCTGGTTTTACGGTAGATACGGTGGTTTGCCGGAACACCACGGCTGTCTTTCACGCAACGGGTATAAACGCTGCAAACATTTCATCGTGGCAATGGGATTTTGGCGACGGTACGACGTCAACTGCCGATACGCTTGCAACGCACATTTATAATGCAACCGGCTCGTACACGGCCAGCTTAATCATCACCGATGTTTTGGGTTGCAAGGATACCGCGAAAGGCAGCGTTAACGTATACGGTCCCGTGGCAAACTTTTCCGTTTCGGTAGGCGTTGCTTGCCTTTACAACAACAGCACAAGCTTTACTAACAAGTCAACAAGCGACGGCACGCACCCAATTGTAAACTGGCAATGGAATTACGGCGACGGCACAATTGATTCGACAAGCCTTCCGCCTTATCAACATAGTTATGCGGCTGCCGGTAACTACACCGTAAGCTTGTTGGTGAAAGATGCCTTCGGCTGCAGCGATGTTTTATCGAAAGCCGCTGCCGTTGTCATTGTTCAACCCAAAGCTGACTTTTATTCAACCGATACGGTTACCTGCACGGGCAAACCCATTTCTTTTGTCAATACGTCAACCGGGAACAACCTGCAGCAGGTTTGGAATTTCGGCGACGGCCTTAGCTCAACTGCCGTTAACCCGGTGCACAATTATGCAAGCATCGGAACTTACGGCATTAAGCTCGTCATAACCGACAGTTACGGTTGTAAAGATTCGTTGACGAAGCCGAATTATATTTCCATCTCTTATCCCAAGGCAAGGTTCACCGTTTCCGATTCGTTCAGCACCTGCCCGCCCTTGCTCGTACATTTCGCACAGCAATCAACCGATTATACTTCCATTAACTGGGATTTTGGCGACGGCACATCATCAACGCTCGATTCGCCTTCGCATTTTTATACAACGGCAGGCATTTACAATGCAGTGCTTACCGTGAAAGGCCCCGGCGGTTGCACCGATATCGCCACAAAGCAAATCATAATCAAAGGCCCAAGCGGAAGCTTTACCTATGCGCCGCTCACAGGTTGCAAACCGTTGACCGTAAATTTTACCGCCACCGCAAAAAGCATTGCAACGTACACGTGGGATTTTGCCGATGGAAACATTTCGTTAGTGAACGACTCAGTCATTTCGCATACGTATTTGAATGCGGGTGATTACCTGCCCAAATTAATCCTGACCGATTCGGGCGGCTGCAGCGTACCCATTTTCGGAGCCGACACTGTTCACGTAACCGGCATATCGTCAGGATTTGCATTAAATGGAAATAAATTTTGCGACAACGGTACGGTGCAGTTTACCAACACAACCGTTGGCAACGACTTCATCACGGCTTACAGCTGGAATTTTGGCGACGGCGCCACAAGCAATGCGCAACATCCTTCGCACTCGTACAACGCACCGGGCTTTTACACGGTTTCGTTAAGCGTCACCTCTCAAAGTGGTTGTCTTGATTCGTTGCGCTACGTTGACACGGTAAAAGTTTACGCGGCGCCGCAGATTTTTATCTCGCATGATTTATCGGGTTGCGTACCGCTGCCGGTTTCGCTGAACGGAAACGTAGCGGCCGGCGATCCAACAAAACTTTCCTGGCTTTGGAATTTTGGCAACGGTCATACCGATACGCAGCAAAACCCGTCGCCGCTGGTTTACAGCCTTGCCAATGCATACAACGTCACAGCCCTGGCAACGGATGATCACGGCTGTAAAGACACGGCCACTGCCGTCATCAACGCTTACCCGATACCAAAGGTTGATGCCGGCCCGGATGTTTTTGTTTGCCGCGGAAGCTTTGCGCAACTGAACGCAAACGGTGCAGCTACATACGCATGGAACGCATCTACTACACTGAGTTGTACAAGTTGCACCAGTCCTTTGGCTGCGCCAACAGATTCAACGCAATACGTTGTTACAGGCACCTCGGCTTTTGGTTGTGTGGCTTCGGATTCAATTATGGTAAGGGTGCATCAACCCTTTAGCCTGCAAGTTGGGCAAGGCGATACGGTTTGCGCGGGTTCAACGGTGCACCTTCGCGCCGGCGGTGCCGATCAATACACGTGGTTTCCGTCAACAGCGGTCGTAAATCCAAGAGCCGGTATTACCAATGCGGCCCCGATGACTACAACAAATTACCAGGTTATTGCCCGCGACAATTTCAATTGCTTTACCGATACCGGTTATGTTTTCGTCAAGGTCTGGTCTTACCCGACAGTGGACGCAGGCACAGACCAAACCGTTTCCATTGGAGCAACGCTAACCCTGACACCCCGGTATTCAAACGATGTGGTTGGCTATCAATGGAACAACCCGATGCAAAGCCTGAGCTGCACGACATGCCCTTCGCCAACGGTACAAACCAAAGGCGCGCAGAATACGTACAAAGTTCAGGTTGTGAACGGAGGTGGCTGCACCTCGGCCGATGAAGTAACCATTTACGCCATTTGCAACGGCGGCAACCTGTTTATACCAAACACGTTTTCACCGAACAACGACGGCAAGAACGACGTGTTTTATCCACGCGGCAGCGGCATTCACAAAATCAAATCGCTGCGGATTTACGACCGCTGGGGCGAGATTGTTTTCACGGCCGAAAACGTTGACGCAAACGACGCAAGCTTTGGCTGGAACGGAACCTTCAAAGGTGCAACGCTTCCGCCCGATGTGTATGTGTATACATGCGAAGTGATATGCCTGAACAACGAAGTGCTAACGTATAACGGAAACGTGACATTGCTGAAATAG
- a CDS encoding hemerythrin domain-containing protein: MQRYNIFFPVHRGLRALLFETAQQLQQTDFINTDEAADAVEQINNVVRIFDGHASKEDNYVFAAIAAYEPSVVDAFEQEHVEDHKLGQDLQNWLTAFGYAVAPSAKQTIGAELTKSFIEFSVFNLRHMAKEESVINPLLWRYYSDEELHGITQQILKSLAPEEASVMTGWMVRGLNNTEILDWLKGVKNTAPQPAFEGLLSIAESELQPHRWSLVQDALFEGALLA; encoded by the coding sequence ATGCAACGCTATAACATCTTCTTTCCGGTACACAGAGGCTTGCGTGCCCTGCTTTTTGAAACGGCCCAACAACTGCAGCAAACTGATTTTATAAACACAGATGAGGCGGCAGATGCCGTTGAGCAAATCAACAACGTGGTTAGAATCTTTGATGGGCATGCGTCCAAAGAAGACAACTATGTTTTTGCCGCCATCGCTGCTTACGAGCCTTCGGTGGTTGATGCGTTTGAACAGGAACACGTGGAAGATCACAAATTGGGACAGGACTTACAAAACTGGCTCACGGCTTTTGGCTATGCCGTTGCGCCTTCAGCCAAACAAACCATCGGTGCGGAACTCACCAAATCGTTTATCGAGTTTTCGGTCTTTAACCTGCGTCACATGGCCAAAGAAGAAAGCGTCATCAATCCGTTGCTGTGGCGCTATTACAGCGACGAAGAACTGCACGGCATTACACAGCAAATATTGAAAAGTCTTGCTCCCGAAGAAGCAAGCGTCATGACCGGCTGGATGGTTCGCGGCCTGAACAACACCGAAATTTTGGATTGGCTGAAAGGCGTAAAAAACACCGCGCCGCAGCCCGCCTTTGAAGGTCTTTTGTCTATTGCGGAAAGCGAACTGCAACCGCACCGCTGGTCGCTGGTGCAAGACGCATTATTTGAAGGCGCATTGCTTGCGTAA
- a CDS encoding Smr/MutS family protein, translating into MGRIKLDLHPIYNNSAAVDKALQKAFEDAVEKKIREVEIIPGKGSGQLRKKVERFLQLPHIKPLYHRIENDAKNHGRLFVYFKF; encoded by the coding sequence ATGGGCCGCATCAAACTTGATCTTCACCCCATCTACAACAACAGCGCCGCCGTTGACAAAGCTTTGCAGAAGGCTTTTGAAGACGCCGTTGAAAAGAAAATCCGCGAGGTGGAAATCATTCCGGGGAAAGGCAGTGGCCAGCTTCGCAAAAAGGTTGAACGCTTTTTACAACTTCCGCACATAAAGCCGCTTTATCACCGCATTGAGAACGACGCCAAAAACCACGGGCGGCTGTTTGTGTATTTTAAATTTTAG
- a CDS encoding LptF/LptG family permease, translated as MIKKLDWYILRKFFVTFLFCMMAFTVLAVAVDSSEKTDDFVKTGLSSVEILRQYYVGFVPYIWGLLYPLFVFIAVIFFTSKMALRSEVIAMIASGTSYNRWLRPYFIGGTAMALILLLANRYAIPKANEVRSDFETKYLNSTLSPSNQQTRCPNCFYKRIDSVTYVGLKYYDVNSKAANSFFLERVKKNKVVYNLRADRIEWDSTKRNWKLLNVVERTIDSMKETVVQTPQKNVALNLQPSELRNDEFLKDKLTSPELQHFIRLEEQRATEGLAPLKVEMYRRDATPFSVLLLTLIGAIIAGRKTRGGSGLHLAIGIMVASLFILSDRFSTVFAIKSSFPPALAAWVPNIIFSVVAYYLYRKAPK; from the coding sequence ATGATCAAAAAGCTGGATTGGTACATATTGCGCAAATTCTTTGTCACCTTTCTGTTTTGCATGATGGCATTTACCGTGCTGGCGGTGGCGGTTGACAGCAGCGAAAAGACCGACGATTTTGTGAAGACCGGCCTTTCCTCCGTTGAAATTTTGCGGCAATATTACGTAGGCTTTGTGCCCTACATCTGGGGTTTGCTTTACCCGCTGTTTGTCTTCATTGCCGTTATTTTTTTTACGTCGAAAATGGCTTTGCGTTCCGAGGTTATTGCCATGATTGCCAGCGGCACCTCCTACAACCGCTGGCTGCGGCCTTACTTCATCGGCGGCACGGCGATGGCGCTCATCTTGTTGTTGGCGAACCGTTACGCCATTCCGAAAGCAAACGAAGTGCGCAGCGATTTTGAAACCAAATACCTCAACAGCACCCTCTCGCCTTCCAATCAACAAACGCGTTGCCCCAATTGTTTTTACAAGCGCATTGATTCGGTTACCTATGTTGGCCTTAAATATTACGACGTCAATTCAAAAGCCGCCAACAGCTTTTTTTTAGAGAGAGTCAAAAAAAACAAGGTGGTTTATAACCTTCGTGCCGACCGCATTGAATGGGATTCGACAAAGCGAAACTGGAAGCTGCTGAACGTGGTGGAACGCACCATTGACAGCATGAAGGAAACGGTGGTGCAGACGCCGCAAAAAAATGTGGCCTTGAACCTTCAGCCGTCTGAACTGCGCAACGACGAATTTTTAAAAGACAAATTAACCTCTCCGGAACTGCAGCATTTCATCCGCCTGGAAGAACAGCGGGCCACAGAAGGGCTGGCGCCGCTGAAAGTGGAGATGTACCGCCGCGACGCAACGCCTTTCTCGGTTTTGCTTTTAACGCTCATCGGCGCCATCATTGCGGGCCGCAAAACCCGCGGCGGCAGCGGGCTGCATCTTGCCATCGGCATTATGGTTGCCTCGTTGTTTATTTTGTCCGACCGCTTTTCCACTGTGTTTGCCATCAAGAGCAGTTTTCCGCCGGCACTGGCGGCTTGGGTGCCGAATATTATTTTTAGCGTCGTGGCTTATTATCTCTACCGAAAAGCGCCAAAGTAA
- the rsmG gene encoding 16S rRNA (guanine(527)-N(7))-methyltransferase RsmG — protein sequence MDILTKYFSGFTEKQMEQFAALGELYKDWNAKINVISRKDIDSLYEKHILHSLSIAAAFDFPAGVEIVDIGTGGGFPGVPLAIFFPEVKFHLVDSIGKKLKIIDDIKEKLTLQNITTQHSRAEDIKGRKFDFAVSRAVAPLKDLWRWSKPLLKTSKVTWQDERGFTALQSGLICLKGGDLKEEVRESGLKPKMMEISEIFSEDYFREKYILYTSLQA from the coding sequence ATGGACATTCTCACCAAATATTTTTCCGGCTTCACCGAGAAACAAATGGAACAGTTTGCGGCGCTGGGTGAATTGTACAAAGATTGGAACGCAAAGATCAACGTCATCTCCCGCAAGGATATTGACAGCCTTTACGAAAAACACATTCTGCATTCGTTAAGCATTGCCGCGGCCTTTGATTTTCCTGCCGGCGTTGAGATCGTTGACATTGGCACCGGCGGCGGTTTTCCCGGTGTGCCGCTGGCTATTTTTTTCCCCGAAGTAAAATTTCATCTGGTGGATAGCATCGGGAAAAAATTAAAAATCATCGACGACATAAAAGAAAAACTTACACTTCAAAACATCACTACGCAACACAGCCGCGCCGAAGACATCAAAGGCCGAAAGTTTGATTTTGCCGTAAGCCGTGCGGTAGCGCCGTTGAAAGATTTGTGGCGTTGGAGCAAACCGCTGTTGAAAACGTCGAAAGTTACCTGGCAGGACGAACGCGGCTTTACCGCCTTGCAATCGGGATTGATTTGTTTGAAGGGCGGCGACCTGAAAGAAGAAGTAAGAGAAAGCGGATTGAAGCCGAAGATGATGGAGATAAGCGAAATTTTTTCCGAAGATTATTTCCGCGAGAAATACATTTTGTACACGTCCTTGCAAGCCTGA
- a CDS encoding DUF2141 domain-containing protein: MLMPAKIFLLLLSTFFVLAATAQTKIMVQVTNFENDKGRCIVCLYNNAAAFAGKGSPFATLTVSIANKASTAVFENVPEGTYAVSVIHDANNNQKFDTNFLGIPKEGYGASQNKLPFAAAPKFEENKFMVAGSGVTAVNIKLRYLF, encoded by the coding sequence ATGTTGATGCCCGCGAAGATTTTCCTTTTGCTGCTTTCCACGTTTTTTGTTTTGGCGGCAACTGCGCAAACAAAAATTATGGTGCAGGTAACCAATTTTGAAAATGACAAAGGCCGTTGCATTGTTTGCCTTTATAACAACGCGGCAGCTTTTGCCGGTAAAGGCAGCCCGTTTGCCACGCTAACCGTAAGTATTGCAAACAAAGCGTCAACGGCGGTTTTTGAGAACGTGCCCGAAGGCACCTATGCCGTTTCCGTTATTCACGATGCGAACAACAATCAAAAGTTTGACACGAATTTTTTGGGGATTCCGAAAGAAGGTTACGGCGCCTCACAAAATAAATTGCCTTTTGCTGCCGCGCCGAAGTTTGAGGAGAATAAATTTATGGTTGCGGGAAGCGGTGTAACAGCGGTGAACATTAAGTTGCGGTATCTCTTTTGA
- a CDS encoding glycosyltransferase, whose translation MTTAIQLFYYLFFFRRVAYYKSPEKPQSQQHPVSVIICARDEDENLARNLPGVLVQDYPTTHEVIVVNDNSFDDTKYILAELKKTFKGLQVIELAQEAKLIAGKKYPLSIGIKEAKHEVMVLTDADCVPASEHWLFKMQDAFTNGTEVALGYGAYKKAPGFLNKAIRFETFHTALQYFGYALAGKPYMGVGRNLAYRKGLFLRNKGFSSINHIPSGDDDLFINKVANKHNTTVVLDPDAFTLSAPKKTWREWRHQKARHYSTGKFYRTSHKFLLGLYTASQFILYPLFVASLLFFDWRFALIPFVVRLLVQGIIWNKSMKKLGEGDLFPLFLFWDLWQFFYYIIFASSLWKKPRKTW comes from the coding sequence TTGACGACTGCGATTCAACTTTTTTATTACCTCTTCTTTTTTCGCCGTGTGGCCTATTACAAGTCGCCGGAAAAACCGCAATCGCAGCAGCACCCGGTTTCGGTGATTATTTGTGCCCGCGACGAAGACGAGAACCTGGCCCGCAACCTGCCCGGCGTGTTGGTGCAGGATTATCCAACGACACACGAGGTAATTGTCGTAAACGACAATTCTTTCGACGACACGAAATACATTCTTGCTGAATTAAAAAAGACCTTCAAAGGCCTCCAGGTGATTGAACTGGCGCAGGAAGCCAAACTCATTGCCGGCAAAAAATATCCTTTGTCCATTGGCATTAAAGAAGCAAAGCATGAAGTGATGGTACTTACCGATGCCGATTGTGTGCCCGCTTCGGAACACTGGTTGTTTAAGATGCAGGATGCCTTCACCAACGGCACGGAAGTGGCGCTTGGTTACGGTGCGTACAAAAAAGCGCCGGGCTTTTTAAACAAGGCCATTCGCTTTGAAACCTTTCACACGGCCCTGCAATATTTTGGCTACGCACTGGCCGGCAAACCTTACATGGGCGTGGGCCGCAACCTGGCTTACCGCAAGGGCTTGTTCCTTCGCAACAAAGGCTTTTCGTCCATTAACCACATTCCCAGCGGCGACGATGATTTGTTCATTAACAAGGTGGCCAACAAGCACAATACGACGGTAGTCTTAGATCCCGATGCCTTCACGCTTTCCGCACCAAAAAAGACGTGGCGCGAATGGCGCCATCAAAAGGCAAGGCATTATTCAACGGGAAAATTTTACCGGACTTCACACAAATTTTTACTGGGACTTTATACCGCAAGCCAATTTATTCTTTATCCATTGTTTGTTGCCTCTCTACTTTTTTTCGATTGGCGATTTGCGCTGATTCCTTTTGTGGTGCGCCTGCTTGTGCAAGGCATCATCTGGAACAAATCCATGAAGAAACTTGGCGAAGGCGATTTGTTCCCGCTGTTTTTGTTCTGGGACCTTTGGCAGTTTTTTTATTACATCATCTTCGCTTCTTCGCTTTGGAAAAAACCAAGGAAGACGTGGTAA
- a CDS encoding CBS domain-containing protein, whose product MRTVNDILQSKAKPFNEIASDTLVIDALKMLNSINLSYLVVMDNDQYKGIFSERDYSRNVILKGRHSDSTTVAEVMTIDLPVVEVDATVEQCIHLIDQHKTRYLLVFNEENSLAGVITIHDLLRQILSDNSLAQRLVDEDEGDRGIY is encoded by the coding sequence ATGCGAACCGTAAACGACATTCTACAGTCCAAAGCCAAACCCTTTAATGAAATCGCGTCCGATACGCTGGTCATTGACGCGTTGAAGATGCTCAACTCCATTAACCTGAGTTACCTGGTGGTAATGGACAACGACCAGTACAAAGGCATTTTTTCCGAAAGGGATTACAGCCGCAACGTAATTTTAAAAGGCCGCCACAGCGACAGCACAACGGTAGCCGAAGTGATGACAATCGACTTGCCCGTTGTGGAAGTGGACGCGACCGTTGAGCAGTGCATTCACCTGATAGACCAGCATAAAACCCGCTACCTGCTTGTGTTTAACGAAGAAAACAGCCTCGCCGGCGTCATCACCATTCACGACTTGCTGCGCCAGATACTGAGCGATAACAGCCTGGCCCAACGACTGGTAGACGAAGACGAAGGGGACAGAGGAATTTATTAA
- a CDS encoding PorP/SprF family type IX secretion system membrane protein, giving the protein MKNIYRKLFTLVCGLQLTACSFSQDVHFSQFFEAPLYRNPALAGIVHGDYRIQTLFRSQWNSITNAYKTTSLNAEYKLPVKGDDYLTLAMQVFYDKAGTTNLTTTQLLPAINYHKSLSDIKSTYLSIGFMGGYVQRRIDRSKITTNTTYNNGSDGEDGLIPQYGYWDGSAGLSFNTQLGDNPDNNLVLGAALHHFIKPKNSFYDNAAVSVNPKWVFSGDVKFGLNESAYLTVHNDYVQQGSYSEKLSGIVYSQKIGPYTDDPDFTVGAGGFMRWGDALIPVFQLHYRPFQLSMSYDVNVSKLSTTSYGRGGYEMSLTYVGFLDRENSAANAVLCPRF; this is encoded by the coding sequence ATGAAAAACATTTATCGCAAACTTTTTACACTTGTCTGCGGCTTGCAACTAACGGCTTGTAGCTTTTCGCAAGACGTTCATTTCTCCCAATTCTTCGAAGCGCCGCTTTACCGCAACCCCGCACTGGCGGGCATTGTGCACGGCGACTACCGCATTCAAACGTTGTTTCGTTCGCAGTGGAACAGCATCACCAATGCGTACAAAACCACCTCGCTCAACGCAGAATACAAACTGCCGGTAAAAGGCGACGATTACCTTACGCTGGCGATGCAAGTTTTTTACGACAAAGCCGGCACAACAAATCTTACCACAACGCAATTGCTTCCGGCCATTAACTATCACAAATCGCTGAGCGATATAAAAAGCACTTACCTCTCCATCGGTTTTATGGGCGGCTATGTGCAAAGAAGAATAGACCGCAGCAAGATCACAACCAACACAACCTACAACAACGGTAGCGACGGCGAAGATGGACTGATTCCGCAGTACGGTTATTGGGACGGCAGTGCGGGTCTTAGCTTTAATACGCAGTTGGGCGATAACCCGGATAACAACCTTGTACTCGGTGCGGCCCTGCATCATTTTATCAAGCCAAAAAATTCTTTTTACGATAACGCTGCGGTAAGTGTAAATCCAAAATGGGTTTTCAGCGGCGACGTAAAATTCGGGTTGAACGAAAGCGCCTACCTCACCGTTCACAACGATTACGTGCAACAGGGTTCGTACAGCGAAAAACTTTCGGGCATTGTTTACTCGCAGAAAATTGGCCCTTATACCGACGACCCTGATTTTACCGTCGGCGCCGGCGGCTTCATGCGCTGGGGCGATGCGCTCATTCCGGTTTTCCAGTTGCATTACCGTCCCTTTCAGCTTTCGATGAGCTATGACGTAAACGTTTCGAAACTTTCCACCACCAGTTACGGAAGAGGCGGATACGAGATG